In one candidate division KSB1 bacterium genomic region, the following are encoded:
- a CDS encoding tRNA (N6-isopentenyl adenosine(37)-C2)-methylthiotransferase MiaB: MTIKTKDKKTVFLETYGCQMNEYDSELVRAILKKENYTFVPKEDDADIIMLNTCAIREHAHRKIYGRVHSIHHNRRNKTQDTRNKPLIGILGCMATNLRTDLLEDKHLDIDFIAGPDSYKRLPQLIAAAQGEGDKPFDVTLSEFETYSDIFPDPEKGVGTFVS, translated from the coding sequence ATGACCATCAAAACAAAAGACAAAAAAACAGTATTTTTGGAAACGTATGGATGCCAGATGAATGAGTACGACAGTGAACTTGTCCGTGCCATTCTTAAGAAGGAAAACTATACATTCGTGCCTAAGGAAGACGACGCCGATATTATTATGCTCAACACGTGCGCGATAAGGGAGCATGCGCATCGGAAGATCTATGGGCGGGTGCATTCGATACATCATAACAGAAGAAACAAGACACAAGATACAAGAAACAAACCGCTGATCGGCATACTCGGCTGCATGGCGACGAACTTGCGTACGGATCTATTGGAAGATAAACATTTGGATATTGATTTCATCGCGGGCCCCGATAGTTACAAACGATTACCGCAATTGATCGCAGCCGCGCAGGGTGAGGGAGATAAGCCATTTGATGTCACATTATCCGAATTCGAAACATATTCCGACATTTTTCCTGATCCTGAGAAAGGCGTCGGGACATTTGTTTCCG
- a CDS encoding insulinase family protein, with product MRYFIGRCITQFFKKISNAGGTLNGFTTKDATVYFEVIPKNALEMALWMESDRMGFLLSTVTQDAFMNQQEVVQNEKRQRVDNNPYGHTSYVIGKCLYPEDHPYNWQVIGELVDLKNADLQDVKDFYTKWYGPNNATMVIAGDYDKKQVKEWVEKYFGEIKSSDPVTDREPMNVTLESSKRVYHEDNFAKSPELNMVFPTVEQYSKDAYALALLSDLLADGKKAPLYKVLVEEKKLAPSVSAFQSSNELAGSFRIRIRAFPDKNLSEVEVAIFAALKKFEDEGFTEMDLSRIKAKLETGFYNRISSIFFKAYQLASYNEYANSPGFISQDLQSSLNVTSEDVLRVYNTYIKDKPFVLTSFVPKGKTELIAENSERFPVVEEAIVKMKKEEKKAATEAMEIVKIPTSFDRTIEPEKGTSPELTIPTIWQEELDNGLKVLGIVHNELPLVQFSLTIKGGMLMDQMDKIGVANLMTDIMMEGTKNKTPVELEEAIDGLGSSIRMLTTKTSIVIQANMLASKFEETFALVEEILLEPRWDEKEFARVKDETIETINRRKANPSTIASEVFSKLVYGKDHILANSTLGTVEIVEQITIDDQKSYYENCFSPSVAHIAIAGNISKSKAMKAFKSLAEKWMAKEVEFTHYENLPKQDKATIYFVDVPNAKQSQIRIGYLALAQTDPDYYAATVMNYKLGGSFSGFLNLILREEKGYTYGARSGFSGNVYPGPFTASSSVRSNATFESMEIFIEELNKYREVISEEDLQFTKNALILSNSRRFETLGALRGMLNNIATYNKPVDYIKDEETVIRNMTMESHNKLAQKYIDPSKMIFLVVGDAETQLEALKELGLGDPILLDTAGNPVGEYRISLILNE from the coding sequence TTGCGTTATTTTATTGGTAGATGCATTACTCAATTTTTCAAGAAAATTTCGAATGCCGGCGGCACACTGAATGGTTTCACCACTAAGGATGCCACGGTTTATTTTGAAGTCATTCCTAAAAATGCCCTGGAAATGGCGCTGTGGATGGAATCGGATCGGATGGGATTCCTGCTAAGTACGGTGACCCAGGACGCTTTCATGAATCAACAGGAAGTTGTTCAGAACGAAAAAAGGCAACGTGTTGACAACAATCCATATGGCCATACAAGTTATGTAATTGGTAAATGTTTGTACCCGGAAGATCATCCTTACAACTGGCAGGTTATCGGTGAATTGGTAGACCTGAAAAATGCTGATTTGCAGGATGTGAAAGATTTCTATACCAAATGGTATGGCCCCAATAATGCGACTATGGTGATCGCAGGCGATTACGACAAAAAACAGGTGAAAGAATGGGTTGAAAAATATTTTGGTGAAATCAAATCGTCTGATCCCGTTACTGATCGTGAACCTATGAATGTTACTTTGGAGAGTTCAAAACGAGTTTATCATGAAGATAATTTTGCCAAATCACCGGAATTGAATATGGTATTCCCGACAGTCGAGCAATATAGCAAAGACGCTTATGCACTAGCTCTTCTGAGTGATCTGCTTGCGGACGGGAAAAAAGCCCCATTGTACAAGGTTTTGGTCGAAGAAAAGAAATTGGCGCCATCTGTCTCGGCATTTCAATCCAGCAATGAACTGGCAGGGTCTTTTCGAATTCGAATTCGGGCCTTTCCGGATAAGAATTTAAGTGAAGTAGAAGTTGCAATTTTTGCAGCCTTAAAAAAATTCGAGGATGAAGGCTTTACGGAAATGGATCTGTCAAGAATTAAGGCTAAACTGGAAACGGGCTTTTACAACAGAATTTCAAGTATTTTTTTCAAAGCGTATCAGCTCGCATCATACAACGAGTATGCCAACTCACCCGGCTTTATTTCACAGGATTTACAGAGTTCACTAAACGTTACATCAGAAGATGTTTTAAGGGTTTACAATACCTACATCAAAGACAAACCCTTTGTTTTGACCAGCTTTGTTCCCAAAGGTAAAACTGAACTTATTGCTGAAAATTCCGAGAGATTCCCGGTAGTGGAAGAGGCTATCGTCAAAATGAAGAAAGAAGAGAAGAAGGCGGCAACCGAAGCGATGGAAATAGTTAAAATTCCTACCAGTTTCGATCGTACCATCGAACCGGAAAAAGGTACCAGCCCGGAGCTTACAATACCGACAATCTGGCAAGAGGAGCTTGATAATGGTTTGAAAGTCCTGGGGATTGTGCATAATGAACTTCCGTTGGTTCAGTTTTCCCTGACTATAAAAGGTGGAATGTTGATGGATCAGATGGACAAGATCGGAGTTGCCAACCTGATGACGGATATCATGATGGAAGGCACCAAAAACAAAACACCGGTGGAACTGGAAGAAGCCATAGACGGACTGGGCTCGAGCATAAGAATGTTAACAACCAAGACATCTATCGTTATCCAGGCAAACATGCTTGCCTCCAAGTTTGAGGAGACTTTCGCCCTCGTCGAAGAAATTTTACTCGAGCCGCGATGGGATGAGAAGGAATTCGCCAGGGTCAAAGACGAAACCATCGAGACCATCAACCGAAGAAAAGCAAATCCCTCCACAATTGCAAGCGAAGTATTCTCCAAGCTTGTGTATGGTAAGGATCACATTCTGGCCAATTCTACTTTAGGTACGGTGGAGATTGTCGAGCAGATCACTATCGATGATCAAAAAAGTTACTATGAAAATTGCTTTTCTCCGTCTGTTGCCCATATAGCAATTGCGGGTAATATCTCCAAATCAAAGGCGATGAAAGCTTTTAAATCACTGGCTGAAAAATGGATGGCCAAGGAGGTAGAATTTACCCATTACGAGAATCTGCCGAAACAGGATAAAGCCACAATTTATTTTGTCGATGTGCCAAACGCCAAGCAGTCGCAGATAAGAATTGGCTACCTGGCGTTGGCGCAAACAGATCCTGATTACTATGCGGCAACTGTGATGAATTATAAGTTAGGCGGTAGTTTCAGCGGATTTTTGAACCTGATTCTCCGTGAAGAAAAAGGCTATACCTATGGCGCCAGAAGCGGATTTTCCGGTAATGTTTATCCGGGTCCATTTACAGCTTCATCAAGTGTAAGAAGTAATGCCACTTTTGAATCGATGGAAATATTTATCGAAGAATTGAATAAGTACCGTGAAGTTATTTCGGAAGAAGATTTACAATTTACTAAAAATGCATTGATTCTATCGAATTCCCGTCGTTTCGAAACCCTGGGCGCTCTACGCGGAATGCTGAATAATATTGCAACCTACAATAAACCAGTAGATTATATCAAAGATGAAGAAACTGTGATCCGCA